The DNA segment TCTAGAGATGCAGCCTcgaccacatccctgggcaactcgttccagtatttcattgtgaagaacttcctccttatgtccgacctaaatctatcctgcttcaatttcaaactgttgcccctcatcttaTTGCTAGATgcctttctaaacagttctTCTCCAGAcatcttgtaggtccctttcagatactgaaatgtatgTAGCTGTAAgatttccctggagccttctcttccccagaccaaATAGCCCAAATtcttccagcctgtcttcacaggagaggtgctccagtcctctgatcatcttggtggccttcctctggacctgctccagcaggtctgcgtctgtcttgtgttggggacctcagagctggatactattccaggtgaggcctcaatagagcagagcaaagcacctCTCTGTAGGAGGGGAAAGCAGTGGGGAGGGGTTGTTTTCTCCCtgttacagaaagaaaactgagacAAAGGAAGTGATTGCCTAAAGGCCCCTGCTATTGAATTGCACCTGAGACTGGGCCCAAAAGATCTTCTGAAACCAATCTAAAAATCTATCCATAAGGCCACCTGTTGTCTCCATCTGCTTGACAGATAACTCTTGTGGAAGTGAGTAGCCACACACACACTGGGACACAGTGTCTGGGCACTGGCAAGGGCAGCTTGCTAACACCACAGCAATGAGGTGGCACTATCTTTTCCATCAGTAACCCCAGGAGTGCAGGGTGTAGCTTATGAGATGGATGTTTGCAATAATGCTTACAATTAAATAATTTCTCCTACTGGGGACAGGCCTGTCAGGTGTCTCTGAGTCACAGGTCCATTGAATTCTTCTAATATACATTAGAGAAGGTGTATATATCTCCCTAATAGGGCTGGAACTCATTCTGAGCATAGGGGATCTTGTTACTAATTCCTTCCTCTGACGTTGTATGAGAACACAGCCAGTTGATTACTATCTAGGGGTTCTCTTCTGCACATGTTGAAAGCACTGGCAAACCTCCCACTTACCCTGCTTGAGGCTGTATGGTACCAGACTGTGACCTTCTTGGTCTAGTTATATTGGTGAGTTAAAAATTCCTTCTCTAATATTCATCTTGTGAAGCCTAAGTTAACTTCTCTGGGTTTAGAAGAGACCATCCCATtcagcagaaagggagctggaaTTATATCCAGGGAGCAATTCTTCTTAAAAGTAtgcccttccagtacctgaagggggcctacaagaaggctgcagggggactgtttacaaaggcctgtagtgataggaggggcaatggtttgaaattagagaagaggacatttagattggatgttaggtacaagctctttaccatgagggtgctggaacactggaacaggttgcccagggaggtagttgaggcacaatccctggagatactcaaggtcaggaacaacaaagctctgagcaatctgatctactggaggatgaccctgctcactgcagggggttggactagatgaccattctatgatggctcagggctgggcagccttgcAGAAGCCTTGTCTGCCCTGGAGAAGCTGGTTGCCAGGTTTTTTCCTGCATCAAGCCTAGGATACAGCAAACTTGCTGCAGAACTGTACTCTCCTGAGACCCTATAACTGTTATTTCAAGAGACTGACCAGCTCACTGACCTTTTGCTTCGCTTTCTTGTGCGGGTTGTGTTGTGAGGGCCCTGGGGGAATGTTGAACCCACTTGCTTCATCCAGGGCTGCTTCTTCTGTGAGCTGGTAacaacagaaagtagtaagactTGTTTCAAACATTTGGGAGCCATACTTCAGGCTCTGAATGTCCTGCCCTTTTCCTTGGTCTCAGGTAGTAACAGGAGATGACAGGTCTGAATATATCTGATGTTATCTAGACAGATGTGAGCTAGCTCTTTGCACTCCAAAGAGTCAGTGTAGCAAGGAGGGGCCTTCAGTTAACACATTCTGCTTTGCAATGCAGCTATCAGGAGACCCTCACCATGATGCTAATCACAGATGTATGGTCTCTAACCTGGCAGGAACATAAGTACAGAAAGCTGTGTCTGCATGCAAGACAATTCAGACACTTGAGAGAGAAACCCAGGCAGAAGCTGTGCTAAATAGTACACATCTCATCCATGTTCTAGCTGAGTGGGAGAAAAGATGAAACAAGAAGTAAGGAAGTGCCAGCAAGGTGAGGTTGGAGAGGAAACACACACCATGAGACACACTAAGCACGAATGAGACAGACAATGTGACAGACAAGAAGTGATGTTGTCAATAGCCTGTAGCTGAATGGCCCATGGGAGCTAGTGTTGGAAAATGCACTAGTAGGGGAggaacaaactgcccaggaaCAGAAACTCATCCTTTCCACATATACAGTGGGAAGGATTGAGAGGAAGATAAACAAGGCCACAGCTGCCACTTCTGACCTGTTTTAgcactctgcagatggcttccTCCTCAGCCACTTCCTCGTCGCTGTCAGGGAGTCGATACATCTCCAGTGTAACTGCAGGAGGGAGACAGGAGACTGTAACCCACACCTGCCTCAAACCTGCTGCCACACAGTCCTTCATGGTGCGTGGGTTTGCCATCCCAGCTCTGGCACAAACAGATCCTTTTCAGATGGAGACTCCTCACAAAAGGCTCAtcattgtttggttttaatattGGGAGAAGGAGGGTAAAAATCCCCACCAAAACCagagctttgcttttaaaagctttGCTCACTTCACCAGAGCATGCTAGAATTACCTCAAAGAAGGGTGCAAGACAAAGCAGTCTGACCTTACATCCCTGGCAGATCACTCATGCTGGTCTCATGATGAACCAACTTGAACAACTTTACAGACAGAACCAAATCTCAGACTGCTTCTTGCAGAGGAAAGGCATTAAACAGGTAACATCTCTGAAAAGCAATGACTGTCACAGGAACTTGGTTCCTCTCTGGGCACTGTATTCTTGTCTGTTACCCACCTTTCTCTGGGTCCTCGCCTTTGAGTGCTGCCAGTCTCTTGGCAACTTGGAGGATCTTTTCCTGCCTCGTGTTgtcttccttcagctcagcagcagcttctgccagaAGTTtattcttctcctcctccagctgtttTGGGTCCAGATCAGCAGGGCAAACACAATCTTCACTGTCCCGATTGAGATCATTCAAGCTTTGGCTACTGGCAACTGCAAACAGACACACAGATCACACTGGTGGCAAAGCAGCAATGCTCCTTGGGCACAGACAACACAGCTAAAGCAATGGCATGAGAGCAGCTTGCTGCTTTCCATCTGGGTAATAATGGGTGAAGGTATGCCACAGGAGGAGCCACACTgtacagagagaaggaaaggaactAATCTGTGCTTTACAGCGAGATTCCAAAGCAAGCACTGCAGCTAGGAAGATGATGGTATCCCAGATTGCCTAAGAGCACTGGTGGgttagcagcagcaacagctcctCCCCAGGGAAGGGTAACCTCAGAGAGAAGCAATATGAATAACACAACCCTGAAAAGGAGGAAACATCTCCAAACAAAGATAATGAGAAGCAGCCAGATGGCTGCCCTTGGTCAGTCTAGGAGTCATAAAGGGGAGACAAGGACAAACTGGACACACAGCTTACCTGTAAGCTAGATAAGGAGGCACATATTCCCTCCTCACCACAGCACATACATTATTAGACAAAACAGGTCTTTGGAAGCCAAAATAGATACCTTGAGGCTGGACTCTTGGTCTGTAATGCTCATCAATGGCAACTTCCTCAGACAGTTGAGCTAACAAGTCATCTGTCTGCTGGACCAGGCTTCTAGTGTCAGGAGGCTTGTGTACCTAAGAAACAAGGAGGGCAGGGAAAAAGGCAAATGAGAGGAAAGTGGCATACTCAAAGGAAATGTTTGGTAATGAAGATCATCCTTGGTGGGGGCAGCACAAAATGGTGCTTCCACTGATCTTGAGAGTCTCATCCTACATTTATTTGTTGCAAGACTTTCAGGGCTTCATTCCCAGAGGTGCTGAAAGCACACCACTCTAAAAGCAGTGACCCAAATAAGGCAAAGTGCTGCTGAACACATGGCAGTACATGTTGCTGGGTCCcaaccccagctctgccaccacccTGATGTAAATAAGGTGCAATTCTCAACAGCaccagccagcagccctgctgaggcctaTGATAGCAGCTGGGtgtgcagcactgctgaaagaGGAGCATGAGGAAACAGGGAGAAGATCATTCTTTGAAGGCATATATCTAACTCATTCCTCTGTAATCTCAGACTAACCACCCTGTGCTTCCATTTCTGGAATAGGTAACAAGATTTTGCCCAGCTGGGATGCAGTAACAACTAGAAGAAAAGGTTAGAAGGTAGGGCTGAGAAGCCCCAAGCACAGAcaaacagctctgaaaaaaCAACAGATATTAGATATACAAATAAGTTGAATGGAAAAAGAACATGGCATCTattgttaaaaataaacacaacctACATTTGACATGAAGAAATATACTccacagggcaaggggtgatgttttcaaacaaaaagagggaagattgaAACTAGATatgagaaggaattttttttgcagtgaaggtggtgaaagaCTGACCTAgatttgcccagagaggtggtaaaagCCCCATTCCTACAAACATTCCCTGTTGGTTTGGATGGGGCTCTAAGCGTCCTgatcactgcagaggggttggtgaggtggcctttaaaggtcctttccaacataaagcattctgtgattctgtgttgcatttaaaatgaaacagtGAACTGGCAAAGTCTGGCCACTCACTTCTGCAGCAATGGCACAAACAGGAAATGGAgacttctcccagacaaccagcatcagaacaagaggacacagtctcaggctgtgacAGGGGAAGTtgaggctcaaggtgaggagaaagttcttcacagaaagagtaactggccagtggaatgtactgcccagggaggtggtggagccaccatccctggaggtggccaaaaaaagattggatgtggcacttggagccatggtttagttgtcaggaggtgttaggtattaggttggacttgatgatctctgaggtcttctccaacctggttgattctgtgattctgaaggaAGCCACCTGGACACAAAAATTCTAAGTAAGGAAGAACAGCTAACAGGCTGAGACACCAGATACTATGTCAGCTTAGAATATACTGCTGGCtaaacagctgagggaacttaCAGGTCTGGGAGCCTGGGAAGGAGGATCCCTCCCCTGCAGGACAGCCAACCGGTCCTCCATCTCCTGCGTGGATGGAACAGGTCTCCAGCAGTCCTCCTTCAGAGCAGCCAGCCTAGCTTCAATCTCAGCCTGCGTAGGAATGGACTCTGCAACTCAGAATAGCCCAAGCAGGGAAGATTACTCTGttactgaaaataaaaggcttcatttttttttttttcttaaaattgtATTTCTGGACTCAGACTCTGAGAGCCTGAGCAAAACCCTCAGCCCCTGACGTCAATGAGGGGTCATACTGCAATGACTCCGAGACCACCCTAATGCTAACTGCTATCCTTTACTCCTTGTCTCCTTATCTCCTGTCAGCATTAGGGTAATCTCATTTGGCAATCAGCTTACTCAGGAtaccaggcacaggcagagacCAGAGTGTCATTTAGGCAGTACAGGCCCACATCTCTTAATGCAGACCTAGGAGGTGTCACAGCCTGAAACCCTCCTGTGCTACacaacaggatgaggggaaatgctCTCATGTTGTGCCACGAAAACCtaaggttggatattaggaaaaattctttcacaGAAAGGGCTATCAAGttagaacaggcttcccagggatgtggtggagtcaccatccttggaggtatttaaaagatgtgtagacatggcacttagggaaacggtttagtggtgaacttgccAGTGTTAGAGCTACAGTTAGataatgatcttgaaggtctttttcagttcaaatgattctatgcttctatgataaTCAGGTAACCACTTTGCAGTGTGCTCTATGCCCTTCAGAGAGCACATAGCAGTTTCAAAAGTAGGTTCTCCTCCCACAAGCACTACAAGGTTGTCGAGAACCTGACAGCTGTGGACCAGGATGAGAggcctttttctcttctgtgaggTGGGACTGGCCAGAACAtaaccacagaatcagtcagggttggaaggaaccacaaggatcacctagttccaacccccctgccatgggcagggacacctcacactccatcaggctagccagagcctcatccagcctggccttaaaaacctccagggatggggcctcaaccacctccctggacaacccattccaggttctcaccactctcatggggaagaacttcttcctcacttccagcctgaatctccccacttccagctttattccattccccttagtcctatcactacctgatatcctaaaaactccctccccagctttcttgtagcccccttcagatactggaaggccacaagaaggtcacctcagagccttctcttctccagactgaacagccccaactctttcagtctgtcctcataggagaggagctccagccctctgatcatcctggtggcccttctctggacacgttccagcatgtccatatccctcttgtaataggggctccagaactggatgcagtactccaggaggggtctcaccagagccgagtagagggggagaatcacctcccttgacctgctgaccacacttctcctgatgcagcccaggatctggttggctttctgggctgcaagtacacattgtcagctcatgttgagcttctcatccaccagcacccccaagtcctctcctcagggctgctttccagccagtccctgcccagcctgtgggCAGTACCACAGAGAATGGCACTGCTATTGCCCAGGACAATGACCCACAGGAAACCTTCTGGAAAACAGTCTGGCCAAAGACCTTCATTTCATTCTGTTCGTACTGGGCCTGACGCAGACTTTTACCCAAGCAATGGAAAATGAGAACTCAATTTCACAGGTTAAACTACTGCCCCAAAATGGAGAAGCAGTCTCAAGGGAAACCccaagaagcaaaaagaaattgGAACATTAATCTAAAAATCACTGTGGAATCTGACCACTGTGGCAGGAGGATATAGATGCTCTGTGCAACCTCAATCCTTCAATTCCCTAATAAGACAGGCTCTGAAAGCCCAGCAtttccctctccccacaggTTCCACATTTCCCAAGCAGCTGTAGTATCCTCATCATCCTCCAAAACTTACttggtttcctttcttccctgagcctctccAGTCTCTCTGCAATAGCTCTATCCTCCTTTGAGAGCCCCATGTACCTGGAGCCTGTTTGACCTGGGGGTTTTGTAGCTGCCTTCTGTTGTTCTTTCATCTGGTTTTGCTTAGCCTCAAAAGCTGCTACACGCCTGTGACAAGGACGGAAAGAAGACACGACAATTGAGAACAAGGGTTTAAACTCTGAGGTACAAAAACATCCCCTGTGAAGCCAACAGGCTACATGAAGAGCATCAGTGTCTACACAGAAACCACTCCCTCCTGTAACAGCCTTTCACACATGAGCACAATAAGGTACTCCCAAGAATAAGGAAAACCTTAGCTGACAGGACCAACGCACCTGGCACCACTTCTAGGGAGACAAGGAACATTTCACCACCAGCTTCTTGTTTCCAAGCCAACCCCAATCAGTCACAAATaaaggcaggcagctggctgctCAGAGGTCTACTCAAAAGAGCACACTCCCTCCCCCCAAacatacaaataaaaaacccatgcaacaaaacaaaaccctcatTCTTTATCTCGTTCTGAACAAGCAAATACCCACATCACAGCCCCCACTTTTGCTGGTCTCTGTAGGGGATGAGGAATGAGGGCCTGAAAGGCTATTCTGCAGCAGAAACAACCATCTGACTGACAAGAGCAACTCACTTTTTGTAGTTTTCTGGTGGTGACCATTTTGCTGAACTGCTTGGAGACCCCTCTCTGGAAGACAATACAATTTCTTTGAAGTCACGATACTGGCAATGCTTCAACCATCTAGTCTCTCAAATCAAGAGGAACCAGTGTGTGTTTCTCAACCTCCTGGTACAGCCCCTTTCATAATCTCATTAATACGGAGAGTCATCAGCTTATGGAAGTGATTGAGATCATAAAGCTGCCTGGGACAGCAGGGGATTCATTTCCAGTTCTTTGGTCCAGTTGTTTTGCATCTGCATAAAATGTGATTTAATATGGTCACCAGTGATCCAGAGGAGGTGTGGCTGAAATATCCTTGCCTCCCACAGCCTGCACCTCCCAGTTGAGAGAGCAGACAGAGAGCAGTTAGGTAAGACTCTCAGTGTAATTAGCTTCCATACAGCAGAGCACTCTGAAAGGAGCTGTGGCATACAATGAACACTGAATTATATAATCCACACTAAAGAAAACATTACCAAAATTATTATACAACCACCAGTATCATAATGACACCTAGCACACTTGGACACCACAAACATGTCTTGTGTAGCTATCTTCTACTTTGCTGTATGCAGGTTGAGCTGCTGAACTATACACTTAGCTAAGGTAGGTAGCATATTGTAGTCATTCTTAAAAggcacagctccacacacatCTGTTCTGTGCTAAGGCCTGTACAGCAATGAATGAATGCAACACTGTTGGACCCCTTCCCACTTCTAAGGTTTCTGTTCTGAAAGCTATTTGCAAGAAGAACATCAATGTGTGCAGCTGACAAAGCTGTAGCCTACGTGTATTATCTGCTTGCTCTCCAAActaggaaggatttttttctgatgtaaCTGCCTAGTATTAACATTgaatagacaaaaaaaaaaaaaaacaaacaaaacaaaccaaaaacaaaacccacaaaagaaaCATGGAGAAAGGCTGCCCTCTTTTCTTAATGGCTTTGGATTTGTTAATGGAAACCAGAAAATTTCAGAACTGAGGCACTCAATACTGCATTTTCACCATCAATAGCTCACTCTGTTTTCATGAGCCAGTGCTTCTGAATTGAAGACCTCAGCTAAGGAGAGGCTCTTCTGCTTTAGACACCTGCAAAGCCACGAAATTCCAAACTCACTGGTGAAAATTCCTTGCTACAGGAAAGAAAGGATGAAGGGAGGTAAAAGAGAACTctaagagaaggaagaggacaCAGAATTGGTTCAGAGAGGTGTAAACTTGTGCTCTTAGGTTACTTGATGTGTGTAACCTAACCAGAGTGcattactttttgtttgttttcaacagGCAACCTATAGGTTatgttttcaaatattttttcttttaaaagcaaatctttttctcttttaaaagcaaatcaaTTTCATGACACAAAACTTTGAGTCTTCAGGCTTCACATTGCAGGGACCCCTCATTTGTGTCACAGCCTAGAGAGGTAAAAACACTTTGAGTGTCACCTTGTCAAGCTGCTCAATTACAACACATCTGAAAAGACTGCTAGTGCTTACAAAGAGGTGTAGATTCCTGGGCAAAACCATGCTGGGGCTTAACCTGGTCTTGTCTGGCTAAGATATCCATAGGCATTCAGTGTCTATCCATGATTCAAACCTGGTTCTTTCAGACTATTCTGTCACCATACAGAACAGC comes from the Indicator indicator isolate 239-I01 chromosome 4, UM_Iind_1.1, whole genome shotgun sequence genome and includes:
- the ZFYVE19 gene encoding abscission/NoCut checkpoint regulator; translation: MDSRCYGCASKFSVFKKECGCKNCGRSFCSGCLSFSAVVSRCGSTQQKVCKQCHGKLTGEGSPSSSAKWSPPENYKKRVAAFEAKQNQMKEQQKAATKPPGQTGSRYMGLSKEDRAIAERLERLREERKPKSIPTQAEIEARLAALKEDCWRPVPSTQEMEDRLAVLQGRDPPSQAPRPVHKPPDTRSLVQQTDDLLAQLSEEVAIDEHYRPRVQPQVASSQSLNDLNRDSEDCVCPADLDPKQLEEEKNKLLAEAAAELKEDNTRQEKILQVAKRLAALKGEDPEKVTLEMYRLPDSDEEVAEEEAICRVLKQLTEEAALDEASGFNIPPGPSQHNPHKKAKQKSQAPTATALARADDSDEDELPWCCICNEDATLRCHGCDGDLYCQRCFREGHDEFDLKDHHTSRYHLPCK